Proteins from one Fragaria vesca subsp. vesca linkage group LG6, FraVesHawaii_1.0, whole genome shotgun sequence genomic window:
- the LOC101310240 gene encoding calcium-dependent protein kinase SK5-like isoform 2: MKKSSSATPSNPKWVLPYQTQNLTDLYTLGKILGQGQFGTTYLCTDKSTGLDFACKSIPKRKLLCKEDYEDVWREIQMMHHLSEHPHVVRIRGTYEDPGSVHLVMDLCKGGELFDRIVKKGHYSEREAAKLIKTIVGVVETCHSLGVMHRDLKPENFLFDNDEEDSTLKATDFGLSVFYKPGVILYILLSGVPPFWAETEIGIFRQILQSRLDFESEPWPAISDSAKDLIAKMLERNPRKRISAHQVLCHPWIIDDTIAPDKPLDSAVLSRLKQFSAMNKLKKMALRVIAERLSEEEIGGLRELFKMIDADDSGSITFEELKEGLRKVGSELMESEIKDLMEAADIDNNGTIDYGEFLAATVHLNKLEREENLMSAFSFFDKDGSGFITIDELTQACVEFGLGEVHLEDMIREIDQDNDGQIDYGEFAAMMRKGNGGIGRRTMTRTINLGDAFGLGVDTNGDQLTE, from the exons ATGAAGAAATCAAGCTCGGCCACACCATCCAACCCCAAATGGGTCCTACCCTACCAGACCCAAAACCTCACTGACCTCTACACTTTGGGCAAGATCCTCGGCCAGGGTCAGTTTGGCACCACCTACCTCTGCACTGACAAGTCCACAGGCCTCGACTTCGCCTGCAAGTCCATCCCAAAGCGCAAGCTCCTCTGCAAGGAGGACTATGAGGACGTCTGGAGGGAGATTCAGATGATGCACCATTTGTCCGAGCACCCACATGTTGTCAGAATCCGAGGCACCTATGAAGACCCTGGCTCGGTCCACTTGGTCATGGATCTCTGCAAAGGAGGAGAGCTCTTTGATCGGATTGTGAAAAAGGGTCATTACAGCGAGAGAGAGGCTGCAAAGCTTATTAAGACTATTGTTGGGGTCGTGGAGACTTGTCATTCTCTTGGGGTCATGCACCGTGATCTCAAGCCTGAGAATTTCTTGTTCGACAACGATGAGGAAGACTCTACTCTCAAAGCTACCGACTTCGGGCTTTCGGTTTTCTACAAGCCAG GAGTGATCTTGTATATTTTGTTAAGTGGGGTGCCTCCGTTTTGGGCTGAGACTGAGATTGGGATCTTCAGGCAGATTCTGCAGTCAAGGTTGGATTTTGAATCCGAACCATGGCCTGCGATTTCCGACAGTGCCAAGGACTTGATTGCCAAGATGCTTGAGAGGAACCCAAGGAAGAGAATCAGTGCTCATCAGGTGCTTTGCCACCCTTGGATCATAGACGACACCATTGCTCCGGATAAGCCTCTGGATTCGGCTGTGCTTTCGAGGTTGAAGCAGTTCTCTGCAATGAACAAGCTGAAGAAGATGGCGCTGAGGGTCATCGCGGAGAGGCTGTCTGAGGAGGAGATTGGAGGGCTGAGAGAGCTGTTCAAGATGATTGATGCAGATGATAGTGGGAGCATCACATTTGAGGAGCTGAAGGAGGGTTTGAGGAAAGTTGGGTCTGAGCTAATGGAGAGTGAGATCAAGGATCTAATGGAGGCAGCTGACATTGACAACAATGGGACAATTGACTATGGTGAGTTCCTTGCAGCAACTGTGCACTTGAACAAGTTGGAGAGGGAGGAGAATCTGATGTCAGCATTCTCATTTTTCGACAAAGATGGAAGCGGGTTCATAACCATTGATGAGCTCACACAAGCCTGTGTGGAGTTTGGATTGGGGGAGGTGCATCTGGAGGATATGATCAGAGAGATTGATCAGGACAATGATGGGCAGATAGATTATGGAGAGTTTGCTGCAATGATGAGGAAGGGAAATGGAGGCATTGGAAGGAGAACTATGACAAGAACTATAAACTTGGGGGATGCTTTTGGCCTAGGAGTGGATACCAATGGAGACCAACTAACTGAATAG
- the LOC101309652 gene encoding chaperone protein DnaJ-like isoform 1 — protein sequence MEEKGNDFYAVMGLKKECSDSELRNAYKKLALIWHPDRCSASGNSKFVEEAKKKFQDIQQAYSVLSDANKRFLYDVGAYESDDDENGMGDFLNEMAVMMSQTKPNENGGESFEQLQELFEEMFQGDIEGFSSCSQPPTSCSTSSSSYALYCENSTPSNKRNSSAMNYGNATLDSSGFDAHFHNFCVGVSALALMLSVSIRCPNLLCVLFEAGEGLSLNI from the exons ATGGAAGAGAAAGGCAATGACTTTTATGCTGTTATGGGGTTGAAGAAGGAATGCTCTGACTCGGAGCTCAGGAATGCTTATAAGAAACTTGCACTG ATATGGCACCCAGATCGTTGCTCTGCCTCAGGAAATTCAAAGTTCGTGGAAGAAGCCAAGAAGAAGTTTCAGGACATTCAACAAGCCTATTCTG TTCTGTCCGACGCCAACAAGAGGTTTCTGTACGATGTAGGAGCTTATGAAAGTGATGATGACGAAAAT GGAATGGGTGATTTTTTAAACGAGATGGCGGTGATGATGAGCCAGACTAAGCCGAAT GAAAATGGAGGAGAGAGCTTCGAACAATTGCAGGAGCTCTTTGAAGAAATGTTTCAGGGGGATATTGAGGGCTTTAGCTCCTGCTCTCAGCCTCCTACTTCCTGTTCTACTTCCTCATCTTCATACGCATTGTACTGTGAAAATTCTACTCCCAGTAACAAACGTAATTCCTCCGCAATGAATTATGGCAACGCAACCCTGGACAGTTCTGGTTTTGATGCTCATTTTCACAATTTCTGTGTAGGGGTGAGTGCTCTTGCCTTAATGTTATCAGTTTCAATACGATGCCCAAATTTATTATGTGTCCTTTTTGAAGCTGGTGAAGGCTTGTCCTTGAATATATGA
- the LOC101309652 gene encoding chaperone protein DnaJ-like isoform 2, translating into MEEKGNDFYAVMGLKKECSDSELRNAYKKLALIWHPDRCSASGNSKFVEEAKKKFQDIQQAYSVLSDANKRFLYDVGAYESDDDENGMGDFLNEMAVMMSQTKPNENGGESFEQLQELFEEMFQGDIEGFSSCSQPPTSCSTSSSSYALYCENSTPSNKRNSSAMNYGNATLDSSGFDAHFHNFCVGTGGKPAKDREGDARKRKDSRRSNR; encoded by the exons ATGGAAGAGAAAGGCAATGACTTTTATGCTGTTATGGGGTTGAAGAAGGAATGCTCTGACTCGGAGCTCAGGAATGCTTATAAGAAACTTGCACTG ATATGGCACCCAGATCGTTGCTCTGCCTCAGGAAATTCAAAGTTCGTGGAAGAAGCCAAGAAGAAGTTTCAGGACATTCAACAAGCCTATTCTG TTCTGTCCGACGCCAACAAGAGGTTTCTGTACGATGTAGGAGCTTATGAAAGTGATGATGACGAAAAT GGAATGGGTGATTTTTTAAACGAGATGGCGGTGATGATGAGCCAGACTAAGCCGAAT GAAAATGGAGGAGAGAGCTTCGAACAATTGCAGGAGCTCTTTGAAGAAATGTTTCAGGGGGATATTGAGGGCTTTAGCTCCTGCTCTCAGCCTCCTACTTCCTGTTCTACTTCCTCATCTTCATACGCATTGTACTGTGAAAATTCTACTCCCAGTAACAAACGTAATTCCTCCGCAATGAATTATGGCAACGCAACCCTGGACAGTTCTGGTTTTGATGCTCATTTTCACAATTTCTGTGTAGGG ACAGGCGGGAAGCCAGCAAAGGATCGGGAAGGGGATGCCAGGAAGAGAAAGGATTCCAGGAGGAGTAACCGGTAG
- the LOC101310240 gene encoding calcium-dependent protein kinase SK5-like isoform 1, whose translation MKKSSSATPSNPKWVLPYQTQNLTDLYTLGKILGQGQFGTTYLCTDKSTGLDFACKSIPKRKLLCKEDYEDVWREIQMMHHLSEHPHVVRIRGTYEDPGSVHLVMDLCKGGELFDRIVKKGHYSEREAAKLIKTIVGVVETCHSLGVMHRDLKPENFLFDNDEEDSTLKATDFGLSVFYKPGEVFSDVVGSPYYVAPEVLCKHYGPESDVWSAGVILYILLSGVPPFWAETEIGIFRQILQSRLDFESEPWPAISDSAKDLIAKMLERNPRKRISAHQVLCHPWIIDDTIAPDKPLDSAVLSRLKQFSAMNKLKKMALRVIAERLSEEEIGGLRELFKMIDADDSGSITFEELKEGLRKVGSELMESEIKDLMEAADIDNNGTIDYGEFLAATVHLNKLEREENLMSAFSFFDKDGSGFITIDELTQACVEFGLGEVHLEDMIREIDQDNDGQIDYGEFAAMMRKGNGGIGRRTMTRTINLGDAFGLGVDTNGDQLTE comes from the coding sequence ATGAAGAAATCAAGCTCGGCCACACCATCCAACCCCAAATGGGTCCTACCCTACCAGACCCAAAACCTCACTGACCTCTACACTTTGGGCAAGATCCTCGGCCAGGGTCAGTTTGGCACCACCTACCTCTGCACTGACAAGTCCACAGGCCTCGACTTCGCCTGCAAGTCCATCCCAAAGCGCAAGCTCCTCTGCAAGGAGGACTATGAGGACGTCTGGAGGGAGATTCAGATGATGCACCATTTGTCCGAGCACCCACATGTTGTCAGAATCCGAGGCACCTATGAAGACCCTGGCTCGGTCCACTTGGTCATGGATCTCTGCAAAGGAGGAGAGCTCTTTGATCGGATTGTGAAAAAGGGTCATTACAGCGAGAGAGAGGCTGCAAAGCTTATTAAGACTATTGTTGGGGTCGTGGAGACTTGTCATTCTCTTGGGGTCATGCACCGTGATCTCAAGCCTGAGAATTTCTTGTTCGACAACGATGAGGAAGACTCTACTCTCAAAGCTACCGACTTCGGGCTTTCGGTTTTCTACAAGCCAGGTGAAGTCTTCTCTGATGTTGTTGGTAGTCCTTACTATGTTGCCCCTGAGGTGCTGTGCAAGCACTACGGGCCTGAGTCGGATGTGTGGAGTGCAGGAGTGATCTTGTATATTTTGTTAAGTGGGGTGCCTCCGTTTTGGGCTGAGACTGAGATTGGGATCTTCAGGCAGATTCTGCAGTCAAGGTTGGATTTTGAATCCGAACCATGGCCTGCGATTTCCGACAGTGCCAAGGACTTGATTGCCAAGATGCTTGAGAGGAACCCAAGGAAGAGAATCAGTGCTCATCAGGTGCTTTGCCACCCTTGGATCATAGACGACACCATTGCTCCGGATAAGCCTCTGGATTCGGCTGTGCTTTCGAGGTTGAAGCAGTTCTCTGCAATGAACAAGCTGAAGAAGATGGCGCTGAGGGTCATCGCGGAGAGGCTGTCTGAGGAGGAGATTGGAGGGCTGAGAGAGCTGTTCAAGATGATTGATGCAGATGATAGTGGGAGCATCACATTTGAGGAGCTGAAGGAGGGTTTGAGGAAAGTTGGGTCTGAGCTAATGGAGAGTGAGATCAAGGATCTAATGGAGGCAGCTGACATTGACAACAATGGGACAATTGACTATGGTGAGTTCCTTGCAGCAACTGTGCACTTGAACAAGTTGGAGAGGGAGGAGAATCTGATGTCAGCATTCTCATTTTTCGACAAAGATGGAAGCGGGTTCATAACCATTGATGAGCTCACACAAGCCTGTGTGGAGTTTGGATTGGGGGAGGTGCATCTGGAGGATATGATCAGAGAGATTGATCAGGACAATGATGGGCAGATAGATTATGGAGAGTTTGCTGCAATGATGAGGAAGGGAAATGGAGGCATTGGAAGGAGAACTATGACAAGAACTATAAACTTGGGGGATGCTTTTGGCCTAGGAGTGGATACCAATGGAGACCAACTAACTGAATAG